A part of Desulfonatronovibrio magnus genomic DNA contains:
- a CDS encoding proline iminopeptidase-family hydrolase produces the protein MSFYHPRETRIQTSAGSLWHCVYGGDKPGIPLLVLHGGPGFLSMPETVCELGNERPVHFYDQLGCGQSDKASDPSLYTPEGYVRELADVRQALGLDEVCLMGFSWGAMLAGLYLLNEKPTGVKAALFCGPLLSSPAWERDQRAYISRMPQEVQEAIFKGEESHDFGSDYQEAMMAYYRRHLCRLDPWPDFVADALEKLNMEIYFRLWGQSEFTISGLLKEYDLMGRLHEIEIPVLLTCGDFDEAGVGTVRHCQMAMPNAGMAVLPDASHLHHIEKSELFLMIVRNFLEEKL, from the coding sequence ATGTCCTTCTATCATCCTCGCGAAACCCGGATTCAGACCTCAGCCGGCAGTCTATGGCATTGTGTTTATGGTGGGGATAAACCAGGCATACCCTTACTGGTGCTTCATGGAGGTCCCGGTTTTTTAAGCATGCCGGAAACAGTTTGTGAGCTGGGAAATGAACGGCCGGTTCATTTCTACGATCAACTGGGCTGCGGACAAAGCGATAAGGCTTCTGACCCCTCCCTGTATACACCTGAAGGATATGTCCGGGAACTTGCTGATGTGCGCCAGGCTCTGGGTCTGGATGAGGTCTGCCTCATGGGCTTTTCCTGGGGAGCCATGCTGGCCGGCCTGTATCTTCTCAATGAAAAGCCCACAGGAGTCAAGGCTGCCCTGTTCTGCGGACCGCTTCTATCATCTCCGGCCTGGGAACGTGACCAGCGGGCCTATATCAGCCGAATGCCGCAAGAGGTACAGGAGGCCATCTTCAAGGGCGAGGAAAGCCATGATTTCGGATCTGACTATCAGGAGGCCATGATGGCTTACTACCGCCGTCATCTGTGCCGGCTTGATCCCTGGCCGGATTTTGTCGCCGATGCCTTGGAAAAGCTGAACATGGAAATCTATTTCAGACTCTGGGGACAGAGCGAATTCACCATTTCCGGGTTACTCAAGGAGTATGATCTCATGGGACGCCTGCATGAAATTGAGATCCCGGTGCTTTTGACCTGCGGAGATTTTGATGAAGCCGGGGTCGGGACGGTCAGGCACTGCCAGATGGCCATGCCCAATGCCGGCATGGCTGTGCTCCCGGATGCCTCGCACCTGCACCATATTGAAAAGTCCGAACTGTTCCTGATGATTGTCCGGAACTTTCTGGAGGAGAAATTATGA
- a CDS encoding addiction module antidote protein: MAIKTTRWDSAEYLKTDKDIELYLEACIEDAGDDPAFIVHALGVIARARNMSKLARDTGLTREGLYKALSPEGNPTFATVAKVAKALGLQITVQTSHKEPFKHQAQTISSS; encoded by the coding sequence ATGGCCATTAAAACTACTCGCTGGGATTCAGCAGAGTATCTTAAAACAGACAAAGATATTGAACTGTATCTTGAGGCATGTATCGAGGATGCAGGTGACGATCCCGCATTCATCGTTCACGCGCTGGGTGTCATTGCGCGCGCCAGAAATATGAGTAAGCTTGCAAGGGACACCGGACTGACCCGCGAAGGTTTGTACAAAGCACTGTCTCCTGAGGGAAATCCCACATTTGCTACTGTGGCAAAGGTGGCCAAAGCACTGGGATTGCAGATTACGGTGCAAACCTCACATAAAGAACCTTTTAAACATCAAGCTCAGACGATCAGCTCTTCATGA
- a CDS encoding type II toxin-antitoxin system VapC family toxin, which translates to MVIDTSAIIAILFGEPEADDLIQVIAQSQEPRMSSFSVLEAGIVMQARKGEAGSRELDLFIQKAGIKIVPLDLEQANLARSAWDNYGKGRHPAGLNIGDCCAYALAKCMALPLLFKGNDFDKTDIPTFIY; encoded by the coding sequence ATGGTTATAGATACTTCAGCCATAATTGCCATTCTTTTTGGAGAGCCGGAAGCTGACGACCTGATCCAGGTGATTGCTCAGTCTCAGGAACCCAGGATGAGTTCATTTTCCGTTTTGGAAGCCGGGATTGTCATGCAGGCCAGGAAAGGTGAAGCTGGAAGCAGAGAACTTGATCTTTTCATCCAGAAGGCGGGAATCAAAATTGTTCCTTTAGACCTGGAACAGGCGAACCTTGCCAGGTCTGCATGGGACAATTACGGCAAGGGACGTCATCCAGCCGGTCTGAACATAGGAGACTGTTGTGCCTATGCCCTGGCGAAATGTATGGCCTTGCCCCTGCTTTTTAAAGGTAATGATTTTGACAAGACAGATATTCCGACATTCATATATTGA
- a CDS encoding type II toxin-antitoxin system VapB family antitoxin gives MPLSIRNPRAESLAREVAARCGENITQAIISSLEERLQRIAHAQKGPDREKDMRIIAERCQTLPDIDLRSADEILGYDERGI, from the coding sequence ATGCCTTTAAGCATTCGAAATCCCCGAGCTGAAAGTCTGGCCCGGGAAGTTGCTGCACGTTGCGGAGAAAACATCACTCAAGCAATCATCAGTTCCTTGGAAGAACGTCTGCAAAGGATTGCTCATGCACAAAAAGGCCCGGACAGGGAAAAAGATATGCGGATCATCGCCGAGCGTTGTCAAACCCTGCCTGACATAGACTTACGGTCAGCAGACGAAATTCTGGGTTATGACGAACGTGGCATATGA
- a CDS encoding CorA family divalent cation transporter translates to MSFIAGVYGMNFEHMPELKWHYGYFLVLAVMLSAAIGLLGYFKIKKWI, encoded by the coding sequence ATGTCATTTATTGCAGGCGTTTACGGGATGAATTTCGAACATATGCCGGAACTAAAGTGGCATTATGGATATTTCCTGGTCTTGGCCGTCATGCTCTCTGCTGCCATCGGCTTGCTCGGTTATTTTAAAATTAAGAAGTGGATATGA